A window from Esox lucius isolate fEsoLuc1 chromosome 16, fEsoLuc1.pri, whole genome shotgun sequence encodes these proteins:
- the LOC105016181 gene encoding sterol 26-hydroxylase, mitochondrial isoform X1, translating to MALRLAQTAVQRSGRWLLPCPAAPAPAIVCTRGAGSTLPSSITQSSASQGKNRTSDDLPRIKTREMLYRMFVKGYYHRLHELQLYEKQLYGPMYVVDTGSFNSIALNSVELLEELLRKDEKFPSRGDMSLWTEYRDLRGISYGPFTEEGEKWYKLRTVLNKRMLHPKDSVKYGDVINEVVDDLIKRIYHLRRSSPTGDLVTNLSNELYRFSLEGISSILFETRIGCLEEEIPLETQDFIDSIAQMFSYSMHVVMLPKWSRNLLPFHGRYISGWEGIFKFARKMIDMKMEVIQRRVDTDQEVEGEYLTYLLSNTKMTSKDVYGSVAELLLAGVDTTSNTMMWTMYLLSRDPAVQETLYQEVSRCVPGDKIPSAQDVNQMPYLKAVIREALRMYPVVPVNARIMVENDVIIGGHFFPKKTTFTMCHYAVSQDEKTFPEPSKFKPERWMRDGRARPNPFGSIPFGFGVRGCVGRRIAELEMYLALSRIIKLFEIRPDPSIGEVKALNRTVLVADRKVNLHFLERAEERAAL from the exons ATGGCTTTGCGTCTGGCCCAGACTGCGGTGCAGAGGAGCGGCCGCTGGCTTCTGCCCTGCCCCGCTGCCCCAGCCCCAGCCATAGTCTGCACCAGGGGGGCAGGAAGCACCCTTCCTTCCTCCATTACCCAATCATCCGCCTCCCAGGGTAAGAATCGGACCTCTGACGACCTCCCTAGGATCAAAACCCGGGAAATGTTGTACAGAATGTTCGTCAAAGGTTACTACCACCGACTGCATGAGCTGCAG ttgTATGAAAAACAACTTTACGGACCCATGTACGTAGTGGACACAGGTAGCTTTAACTCCATCGCCCTCAACAGTGTGGAGCTTCTGGAGGAGCTACTAAGGAAGGACGAGAAGTTCCCCAGCAGAGGAGACATGTCTCTGTGGACAGAGTACCGGGACCTCAGGGGCATCAGCTACGGCCCTTTCACAGA ggaaggggaaaagtggtaCAAACTTCGGACTGTGCTAAACAAGCGCATGCTGCACCCCAAAGACTCTGTGAAGTATGGAGATGTGATCAACGAGGTGGTTGACGACCTAATCAAGAGGATCTACCACCTGCGCCGGTCCAGCCCCACAGGAGATCTAGTGACCAACCTATCCAATGAGCTCTATCGATTTTCTCTGGAGG GAATCTCTTCCATCCTCTTTGAGACACGTATCGGGTGTCTTGAAGAAGAGATCCCATTGGAGACTCAGGACTTCATAGACTCCATTGCTCAGATGTTCTCCTACAGCATGCATGTGGTCATGTTGCCAAAGTGGAGCCGTAACCTTCTGCCATTCCATGGTCGCTACATATCTGGCTGGGAGGGCATCTTCAAATTTG CCAGGAAGATGATTGACATGAAGATGGAAGTAATTCAGAGGCGTGTAGACACAGACCAGGAAGTTGAGGGAGAATACTTAACATACCTCCTCTCGAATACCAAGATGACCAGTAAAGACGTGTACGGCAGTGTGGCTGAGCTTTTATTGGCTGGTGTGGACACA ACATCCAATACGATGATGTGGACCATGTACCTGCTGTCCAGGGACCCCGCTGTGCAGGAAACCCTATATCAGGAGGTGTCCCGTTGTGTGCCAGGAGACAAGATCCCATCTGCTCAAGACGTCAACCAAATGCCTTACCTCAAGGCTGTTATCAGGGAAGCACTGAG GATGTACCCTGTGGTCCCCGTGAATGCCCGTATCATGGTAGAGAATGATGTTATCATTGGCGGACATTTCTTCCCCAAGAAG ACTACCTTCACAATGTGCCACTATGCTGTCAGCCAGGATGAGAAGACATTTCCAGAGCCATCAAAGTTCAAGCCGGAACGATGGATGAGGGATGGCCGAGCTCGACCGAACCCTTTTGGCTCAATCCCATTTGGGTTTGGGGTTCGGGGCTGCGTAGGGCGCCGGATAGCTGAACTGGAGATGTACCTAGCTCTTTCACGG ATAATCAAGCTGTTCGAGATCCGACCAGACCCCAGCATTGGAGAGGTGAAAGCCCTCAATCGCACTGTCCTAGTAGCAGACAGAAAAGTAAATTTGCACTTCCTGGAAAGAGCAGAAGAGAGAGCTGCCCTTTAA
- the LOC105016181 gene encoding sterol 26-hydroxylase, mitochondrial isoform X2 has protein sequence MSCSVELLEELLRKDEKFPSRGDMSLWTEYRDLRGISYGPFTEEGEKWYKLRTVLNKRMLHPKDSVKYGDVINEVVDDLIKRIYHLRRSSPTGDLVTNLSNELYRFSLEGISSILFETRIGCLEEEIPLETQDFIDSIAQMFSYSMHVVMLPKWSRNLLPFHGRYISGWEGIFKFARKMIDMKMEVIQRRVDTDQEVEGEYLTYLLSNTKMTSKDVYGSVAELLLAGVDTTSNTMMWTMYLLSRDPAVQETLYQEVSRCVPGDKIPSAQDVNQMPYLKAVIREALRMYPVVPVNARIMVENDVIIGGHFFPKKTTFTMCHYAVSQDEKTFPEPSKFKPERWMRDGRARPNPFGSIPFGFGVRGCVGRRIAELEMYLALSRIIKLFEIRPDPSIGEVKALNRTVLVADRKVNLHFLERAEERAAL, from the exons ATGAGCTGCAG TGTGGAGCTTCTGGAGGAGCTACTAAGGAAGGACGAGAAGTTCCCCAGCAGAGGAGACATGTCTCTGTGGACAGAGTACCGGGACCTCAGGGGCATCAGCTACGGCCCTTTCACAGA ggaaggggaaaagtggtaCAAACTTCGGACTGTGCTAAACAAGCGCATGCTGCACCCCAAAGACTCTGTGAAGTATGGAGATGTGATCAACGAGGTGGTTGACGACCTAATCAAGAGGATCTACCACCTGCGCCGGTCCAGCCCCACAGGAGATCTAGTGACCAACCTATCCAATGAGCTCTATCGATTTTCTCTGGAGG GAATCTCTTCCATCCTCTTTGAGACACGTATCGGGTGTCTTGAAGAAGAGATCCCATTGGAGACTCAGGACTTCATAGACTCCATTGCTCAGATGTTCTCCTACAGCATGCATGTGGTCATGTTGCCAAAGTGGAGCCGTAACCTTCTGCCATTCCATGGTCGCTACATATCTGGCTGGGAGGGCATCTTCAAATTTG CCAGGAAGATGATTGACATGAAGATGGAAGTAATTCAGAGGCGTGTAGACACAGACCAGGAAGTTGAGGGAGAATACTTAACATACCTCCTCTCGAATACCAAGATGACCAGTAAAGACGTGTACGGCAGTGTGGCTGAGCTTTTATTGGCTGGTGTGGACACA ACATCCAATACGATGATGTGGACCATGTACCTGCTGTCCAGGGACCCCGCTGTGCAGGAAACCCTATATCAGGAGGTGTCCCGTTGTGTGCCAGGAGACAAGATCCCATCTGCTCAAGACGTCAACCAAATGCCTTACCTCAAGGCTGTTATCAGGGAAGCACTGAG GATGTACCCTGTGGTCCCCGTGAATGCCCGTATCATGGTAGAGAATGATGTTATCATTGGCGGACATTTCTTCCCCAAGAAG ACTACCTTCACAATGTGCCACTATGCTGTCAGCCAGGATGAGAAGACATTTCCAGAGCCATCAAAGTTCAAGCCGGAACGATGGATGAGGGATGGCCGAGCTCGACCGAACCCTTTTGGCTCAATCCCATTTGGGTTTGGGGTTCGGGGCTGCGTAGGGCGCCGGATAGCTGAACTGGAGATGTACCTAGCTCTTTCACGG ATAATCAAGCTGTTCGAGATCCGACCAGACCCCAGCATTGGAGAGGTGAAAGCCCTCAATCGCACTGTCCTAGTAGCAGACAGAAAAGTAAATTTGCACTTCCTGGAAAGAGCAGAAGAGAGAGCTGCCCTTTAA
- the LOC105016180 gene encoding mitochondrial chaperone BCS1: MPLSDFVDALKDNPYFGAGFGLVGVGSAIALARKGAQFGMIFFRRNYMITLEVPSRDKSYHWLLSWITKHAKHTQHLSVETSYMQHESGRVHTQFDFHPSPGNHIIWYGRKWIRVERTREKQMVDLHTGTPWESVTFTAMGRNRDVFFNILQEARELALKQEEGRTVMYTALGSEWRPFGFPRRRRPLSSVVLEQGLADRIVDDVKEFIGNPKWYTDRGIPYRRGYLLYGPPGCGKSSFITALAGELGYSICLMSLSDRSLSDDRLNHLLSVAPQQSIILLEDVDAAFVSRELLPTESPMAYQGMGRLTFSGLLNALDGVASSEARIVFMTTNFIDRLDPALIRPGRVDLKQFVGYCTHWQLTQMFRRFYPAEPATEGERFAQSALATLPNISAAQVQGHFMLYKTDPTGSIDNVAKMKQ; encoded by the exons ATGCCTCTATCAGACTTTGTGGATGCCCTGAAGGACAACCCGTACTTTGGGGCTGGCTTTGGGTTGGTGGGGGTGGGCTCAGCCATTGCTTTGGCCAGGAAAGGAGCCCAATTTGGCATGATATTTTTCCGGAGGAACTACATGATTACCCTGGAGGTGCCCAGCCGGGATAAGAGTTACCACTGGCTCCTGAGCTGGATCACCAAGCATGCCAAACACACGCAGCACCTGAGTGTGGAGACTTCCTACATGCAGCACGAGAGTGGACGGGTACACACACAGTTTGACTTCCACCCCAGTCCTGGGAACCACATTATCTG GTATGGGAGGAAGTGGATCCGAGTAGAGCGAaccagagagaaacagatggtGGACCTCCACACAGGTACTCCCTGGGAGTCGGTGACTTTCACTGCCATGGGCAGAAACAGAGACGTCTTCTTCAACATCCTTCAGGAAG CCAGAGAGTTGGCCCTGAAGCAGGAGGAGGGGCGGACAGTGATGTACACAGCCCTGGGCTCGGAGTGGAGGCCCTTTGGGTTCCCACGGCGACGGCGTCCCCTCAGCTCAGTGGTTTTGGAGCAGGGCCTGGCCGATAGGATCGTGGACGATGTCAAGGAGTTCATCGGAAACCCAAAATGGTACACTGACAGAG GAATCCCTTACAGGAGAGGATATTTGCTTTATGGGCCTCCTGGCTGTGGGAAAAGCAGCttcat cacgGCCCTGGCTGGAGAGCTGGGTTACAGCATCTGCCTAATGAGTCTAAGCGACCGAAGCCTGTCCGATGACCGCCTCAACCACCTGCTGAGCGTGGCGCCGCAGCAGAGCATCATCCTGCTGGAGGACGTGGATGCCGCCTTCGTCAGCCGAGAGCTGCTACCCACAGAGA GCCCAATGGCCTATCAGGGGATGGGCAGGCTGACCTTCAGTGGACTCCTCAACGCTCTGGACGGAGTGGCCTCGTCAGAGGCCAGAATCGTCTTTATGACCACCAACTTCATTGACCG GTTGGACCCAGCTCTGATCAGACCAGGCCGTGTGGACTTGAAGCAGTTTGTGGGCTACTGCACCCACTGGCAGCTCACGCAAATGTTCCGGCGTTTCTACCCTGCCGAGCCAGCCACAGAGGGGGAGCGGTTTGCCCAGAGTGCACTGGCCACCCTCCCTAACATCAGTGCCGCACAGGTTCAGGGACACTTCATGCTGTACAAAACGGACCCAACAGGCTCCATAGACAATGTAGCAAAGATGAAGCAGTGA